From Mucilaginibacter gotjawali:
AAATTGCCGGGTAATCAAAGTTCACAAGCGGGCTCAAACGCACAAACTCCTGTTACCCGCTCGTCCATCACGTTCGAAATTAAAAACCTGGGTATTAATACCGGGGGATCCATTGGCGGGCTGGCAGCCAAAGTCAATTTTATCCCTGCCAATCTCAGCACCAGCAGTATAGAAGCATCGGTTGATGTAAATACGATCAATACTGACAATTCCAGTCGCGACGAGCACTTGCGGAGTGCGGATTTTTTTGATGTGGCCCGCTTTGCAAAAATCTCGCTCAAATCCGTAGCGTTTAAACATAAAAGCGGCAACAATTATACCGGCACTTTTATCCTTACCATTAAAGATAAAACAAAGCAAATTGAAATGCCCTTTACGTTTTTGGATAAGGACAATACCAGTGGGTTTAAGGGTACCTTTAAAATAAACAGGCTTGATTTTGGGGTGGGCAGCGAAAGCATGATCCTGTCCAACGATATAACCGTTACTATCGATTGCGAAGGAAAAAAACAGGATGCAGCTTAACGGGGTATTATAGCTTGGTCCTTATTAAAACCATTATTAACTTTAAAGTATCGATCTATAAATTATTCCTACCATGAAAAATATAAAACCCCGTCTCATCAGGGTACTCGCTGCTGGTTTACTAATGTGCACCCTGGTTTATACCGCCAATAATTGCGCTGCGCAGGCAACACCTGCCCGCACATTGCTTGCCCTTTCGAAAGGCGATCATGTTTTGGCGATCATCGACCCGGTTAGCCTGAAAGTAATCGCCACAGTTCCGGTAGGTTCTGATCCGCATGAGGTGGTGGCTTCTGCTGATGGAAAAACTGCTTATGTTACCATCTACGGGGGCGGCAGCATGCATGAACTGAATGTGATTGACCTGGTAGGGCAGAAAGCTTTACCAACCATTGATACCCGCCCGATGATGGGTCCGCATGGTATTACCTTTGTTGACGGCAAAGTGTGGTTCACCGCCGAAGGCACCAAAACCGTTGGCAGGTATGATCCTGC
This genomic window contains:
- a CDS encoding YceI family protein yields the protein MLIVIALSVAAKLPGNQSSQAGSNAQTPVTRSSITFEIKNLGINTGGSIGGLAAKVNFIPANLSTSSIEASVDVNTINTDNSSRDEHLRSADFFDVARFAKISLKSVAFKHKSGNNYTGTFILTIKDKTKQIEMPFTFLDKDNTSGFKGTFKINRLDFGVGSESMILSNDITVTIDCEGKKQDAA